CGGCCGCATGGCAAAGCAAGCGCACTTCTCGACCAAGGACCGCATCCTCAGCGCGGCCGAGGAACTGTTCGCGCAGCACGGCTTTTCCGGCACTTCGCTGCGCCAGGTCACCAGCCAGGCCGACGTCAACATCGCCGCGGTGAACTACCACTTCGGGTCCAAGGAAAACCTGGTCAACGAGGTGTTCCGGCGGCGCATGGATGAAATGACCGCCGCGCGCATGGCGCAACTGGAAGCCGCGCAACGGCAGCATCCCGGCCAGCTCGGCCCGGTGCTAGCCGCCTTCGTCGAGCCGGCCTTGGCGATGGCCCAGGAGCGGCAGAGCGGCGGCGCCTTCGTGCGGGTGATCGCCCGCGCCTACGCCGAGAACAACGACAGCCTGCGCCA
This genomic stretch from Xanthomonas sacchari harbors:
- a CDS encoding TetR/AcrR family transcriptional regulator, with the translated sequence MAKQAHFSTKDRILSAAEELFAQHGFSGTSLRQVTSQADVNIAAVNYHFGSKENLVNEVFRRRMDEMTAARMAQLEAAQRQHPGQLGPVLAAFVEPALAMAQERQSGGAFVRVIARAYAENNDSLRQFLSDHYGHVLREFGKAIAACVPGLSKQELYWRLDFLAGALTYAMADFGLIKRPAGVSEGAHRAHAARELIRFAEAGFLAHSAP